The DNA region ATCAAGCACGGCAAGCAATTCGATTATTTTGCCTATCCAAACCGTACCCACGGCATTAGCGAAGGCAAAGGCACCACGCAACATTTGCGTACGATGATGGTTGAATTCTTGAAGGAGAATTTACCGGTGAACGCGCCTTAATCGTCACTGTAGTCTAAATAGTGGTTGTTCAGCACGGTCACGCCGTGCTGACGCAACCATTGCTCTGCCTCTTCATAATCCGGCGAGTGACTCGCCACCAGTTGCCAAAACGCTTTACTATGATTAAATTCACGCAAATGGCAAAGCTCATGAATTACCACATTGCGTACAACCCATTCTGGCGCAAGCCATAGCTTCCAGGTAAAACGCAATTCGCGTTTACGTGTGCAATGCCCCCATTTACTGGTGAAGTCACCTACCGACCAGCCCGCGGGATTCAACTCGTGCGAGCTTGGCCACGACGCAAAAAAAGCATCAAGCCATGTTAACGCTTCCGATTTATACCAATTAATTACGGTACGTTTGGGTTCGTATTCCTGATTACTCCGCGCCGTAGTGGTTACAAACAACTCACTGCCATAGCGTTCCGCAGTTTTCCTCGTGGCGACGGCTACTTTGAGTTTTAGCGGTTGTCCAAGCCAGCGCAAGCGTTCGCCCGACTGCCATTCACGAGGCGTTAAGCTTTCAAGCCGCTGCTGCTGGCGGTTTAGATGCTTCGAAATCCACTCATGCTTTTGTTGCACGAAATCGGCAATGATCGCCTCTGACATATGCCAAGGAGCCTGTACTTCCAATTTTCCTTGCGCAACCTTCAAAGCCAAGTTGCGTCGTTTTTTACTGCGATTGATTTGGTAGATAAGGCTCATCGGTTTTTTCGTTGGTTAATTCTGGTCATTGGCGGGCTGTTGCATTGCACCCGCTGTCTTTTTCGGCGATCATAGCCTGATTCACATTATGAACCATTACTCTAGCATGTCACAGGAGTTGAACACATGACCCGACATTATGATTATCTTGCCATTGGCGCCGGTAGCGGCGGCATTGCATCAGCTAACCGAGCAGCAATTCGCGGTGCTAAAGCAGCCGTTATCGAAGCCAAAGCGGTGGGCGGAACTTGTGTTAACGTTGGTTGCGTTCCGAAAAAGGTCATGTGGTATGGCGCACATATTGCCGAAGCCATTAAATATAGCTCGGCTTACGGCTTTGATATTGAACAAAAAGGTTTTGATTGGAGCACCTTAGTCAAAAACCGCGAGGCTTACATTGAACGCATTCACGGCGGTTACAAACGTGGTTTTGAGAGCAACGGCGTGGAATATATCGAAGGCTTTGCGCGCTTTGTAGACTCACGCACCGTTGAAGTCAACGGCGAGCGTATTACCGCCGACCATATTACCATCGCGGTTGGCGGCCGAGCCATTATTCCTGACGTGCCGGGTGCCGAATATGGTATCGATTCAGATGGCTTCTTTGCCTTAAACGAGCGTCCTAACAAAGCGGTTGTTATTGGCGCCGGTTACATTGCTGTAGAAATTGCTGGCGTGTTGCATGCACTGGGCACTGACGCGCATTTATTGGTGCGTGGTGACCGACCATTGCGTTACTTTGATCACGATATTACCAATGCCTTACTTGAGCGTCTCAAACAAGACGGTCCGCAGCTTCATACCGGTTGTGTTGTTGAGCGTGTCGAAAAGAATGACGATGGTTTACTTACTATTCATTGTGATAATGGTGAATCCATTGAAGGCGTCGATTGCTTAGTTTGGGCGATTGGTCGTGAACCAGCTACCGATAAAATCAACCTCGAAGCGGCCGGCGTGACCGCCGATGCCCATGGGTTTATTCGTACCGACAAGTATCAAAACACCAATGTCAAAGGTATTTATGCGGTGGGCGATATTACTGGTGAAGCACAGCTCACGCCGGTAGCTATTAAGGCAGGTCGCCTGTTAGCAGAGCGCTTGTTTAATAAAGATATGCCAGATGCACACATGGATTACAGCCAAATTCCTACCATCGTGTTTAGCCATCCAACCATTGGTACCGTTGGCTTAACCGAAGCCGAAGCTCGCGAAGTGCATGGTGATAACGTGACGGTATATCGTTCGCAGTTTGCAGCGATGTACAATGCCGTCACCCCACACCGCGCGTTGAGTACTTTCAAGCTCGTTTGCGTTGGCCCTGAAGAGCGTGTGATTGGTCTACACGGTATCGGCGAAGGCATGGATGAAATTCTACAAGGCTTTGCCGTCGCTATGAAGATGGGCGCAACCAAAGCCGATTTCGATGCCACGGTTGCACTTCATCCAACCAGCGCTGAAGAGTTTGTGACGCTACGCTAACCTTTTACATCAATCGTCATGGACAAAATACGAGACAGATGGCTGTATGGCAGCCCTGTCTCGTTATGCCACTGATTAAACGTATCTTGAATTTGCTTTGCGCCGCGACGGCTATATGGCGACGCATCGAGCAATTTGTGATTCCGCAACGCCGTTAGGTTATCTGGAGTTAGTAAATACCCATCCCACCCAAGACGTCGAAGTACGTGCTGTGCAGCCGTGCCACCTAAGCGAGCGCCATGCTTTTTAAAGAACCGCAAAAGCTCAGCTTGTTCTGCTGACGGCCATTGCGCCAAAAATTTCCCAAAACTACCGTGCTGCTCAGTAACTTCAACAATCATGCGAGCATTTACCGGAACCGTCGCAATTTTTTGTAGATTGCGCACAATACGTTCGTCACGCGCCAGCTCATCAATTCGCTCTGGTGGCACTTGTTGCCAGTACAGTGGTAAAAATCCAGCAAAAGCCGCTTCAAACCCGGCCCATTTATTTTCAATAACACGCCACGCGAAACCGGCACGAAACACACAGCGGGTCATTTCAGCAAGCACCTGGTTATCAGAGATTTCCAAAAGTTCAGCTTTCGTTGCCAGCTTTGGCATGCGCTGTTTAACCGCTTGTTCACCGCCATGACGTTTCATCGCGCGTTCATAGAAATAATCAAATTTCATTGTTCCGCTAGGTATCCTTAATAATCCTGCATGCGGTTATGCTTAGCTCGATTGTTTGAGTTTGCCGGCCGGTTGACCTGACCACGCGGCGTAGCTTTCACCGGTTTATCATAACGCTGCGCGCTTTTCACTGCCGCACGAGGCTGTTGATAGCTGGGCTTCGGCGTTGCCCGCGGCGTCACTCTCACAGTCGGTTGACTCAACTGAGATTGTTTCGGCGTTCGCATGTATGGCTCACGTACGTCTCGATTTTTCACCTTAGGTTGAATGCGAACATTTCGTTCACGTGCCACTGAGTCACCCCACTGAGGCGATTTATTGCGTGGTGTCACCTTCACTTCAGGTCGCGATTTCGCCGCCACATGCGCGGGTTTTCTATCGCGCAACGTACGCACAATGCGGTCTTGTTCTGGACGTTTATTGCGCTGGGCAACAACATTTCGAGTAGTAACCTGCGGTTGCGCCGATTGTGTACGCGGTGACGTCATTACACGCTGATTATTCAGAGCTCGCTGCGACACTTGAGGTCTGACAATTTCATCACGACCGAATTTACCACCGCTGACCATATAGTATTTCGGGCGCTCCGGCTGCAGATCACGATGGCGATAATCAACCCCACGGCGATGGCGTGGGTTGTGATACCAGCGTTTGCTATCTTTGCCCGTCATATAATAATCACGACGTTTTTTCGGCGGCTCACGATAATAATGATGATTGATCACCACATAACGTTGCGGCCAATAGAAGTGACTAAAATAATAACGGCTTGGTATCGAGTAACTAATACCCCAGTAAATTCCTGAGCCAATACTCACAGTGAGTGTTGGGCGCGACCAGAAAACTGGCTGGTAATCATGCCAGCGCCACGAGCCATACACCACACGTGGGTCATAGTAAGGTACATAAACCACTTCACGACGAACGTTTTCGATCACGATGGTGCGATCTTCACGGGCAACATTGACGTGCTCATTGGAGCGCAAATTACCTGCTACATATGCGTCATCACGCAGCACTTGCACGCGTTCTAGCACCTCATCTTGCTGTGCCAGAAATGCCTCGCCGACAGCTTGTGTCCACTGCAAATCATCGCTCATTTGTTTCAGCACTTCAGGTGTACCGACAAGAGCTTTCACACTTGCATCCCACGTTTCGCCAGCGGCACGCTCTAAAGCCTGCTGTGGAGATAAATGCTCATGGCGACGCACCCAGCGCTCCGCTTCAACCACTTCCAATGGATACGTTGCGGCAATAAGTACATGCGACAGTAGGCTGTCGGGATACAGCGCAATTGGGGCAAGCAGCCGATCTAATTCAGCTTTCGAATAATAGACAACTTGCTGTTGTGACGTTTCAGCCTGGGCTACTTGAGGTGCAATAGCGAGTCCGGTGACTCCCATTGCACACAACATTGCGACAGCACTGAAACCACGCTTAAATTGGTGAATCTGCATTGTAAATGCCTCCAAACGGCAGATAGCGGAAAGCTATCAGTTACTAGTTTAGTCGCAATTCTGAGCAATTTAGTTTCATCTAAACAATTATTTTTTGTAAAGATTAGGTTAACCAGTTGATTATACAAGGCCTTGCTCTAACATCGCATCCGCAACTCGCTTAAATCCGGCGATGTTTGCTCCGAGCACTAAATTTCGTGGCTTTCCGTACTCTTCAGCGGTGTGGGAAATATCGCGATAAATATTCTTCATGACTTGCTTTAAACGCTCGTCCACTTGTTCAAACGTCCAGCGTTGCATACTGGCGTTTTGCGCCATTTCTAGCTGACTGGTCGCGACACCGCCGGCGTTAGCGGCTTTACCCGGTCCGTAGGCGATTGAACTTTGTTGCACCGTATCGAAAGCAGCTTCGGTCAGCGGCATATTCGCACCTTCGGCGATGCCTAAAC from Pseudidiomarina andamanensis includes:
- a CDS encoding M48 family metallopeptidase, with the protein product MSLIYQINRSKKRRNLALKVAQGKLEVQAPWHMSEAIIADFVQQKHEWISKHLNRQQQRLESLTPREWQSGERLRWLGQPLKLKVAVATRKTAERYGSELFVTTTARSNQEYEPKRTVINWYKSEALTWLDAFFASWPSSHELNPAGWSVGDFTSKWGHCTRKRELRFTWKLWLAPEWVVRNVVIHELCHLREFNHSKAFWQLVASHSPDYEEAEQWLRQHGVTVLNNHYLDYSDD
- the gorA gene encoding glutathione-disulfide reductase, which produces MTRHYDYLAIGAGSGGIASANRAAIRGAKAAVIEAKAVGGTCVNVGCVPKKVMWYGAHIAEAIKYSSAYGFDIEQKGFDWSTLVKNREAYIERIHGGYKRGFESNGVEYIEGFARFVDSRTVEVNGERITADHITIAVGGRAIIPDVPGAEYGIDSDGFFALNERPNKAVVIGAGYIAVEIAGVLHALGTDAHLLVRGDRPLRYFDHDITNALLERLKQDGPQLHTGCVVERVEKNDDGLLTIHCDNGESIEGVDCLVWAIGREPATDKINLEAAGVTADAHGFIRTDKYQNTNVKGIYAVGDITGEAQLTPVAIKAGRLLAERLFNKDMPDAHMDYSQIPTIVFSHPTIGTVGLTEAEAREVHGDNVTVYRSQFAAMYNAVTPHRALSTFKLVCVGPEERVIGLHGIGEGMDEILQGFAVAMKMGATKADFDATVALHPTSAEEFVTLR
- a CDS encoding DNA-3-methyladenine glycosylase I; this translates as MKFDYFYERAMKRHGGEQAVKQRMPKLATKAELLEISDNQVLAEMTRCVFRAGFAWRVIENKWAGFEAAFAGFLPLYWQQVPPERIDELARDERIVRNLQKIATVPVNARMIVEVTEQHGSFGKFLAQWPSAEQAELLRFFKKHGARLGGTAAQHVLRRLGWDGYLLTPDNLTALRNHKLLDASPYSRRGAKQIQDTFNQWHNETGLPYSHLSRILSMTIDVKG
- a CDS encoding DUF3300 domain-containing protein gives rise to the protein MQIHQFKRGFSAVAMLCAMGVTGLAIAPQVAQAETSQQQVVYYSKAELDRLLAPIALYPDSLLSHVLIAATYPLEVVEAERWVRRHEHLSPQQALERAAGETWDASVKALVGTPEVLKQMSDDLQWTQAVGEAFLAQQDEVLERVQVLRDDAYVAGNLRSNEHVNVAREDRTIVIENVRREVVYVPYYDPRVVYGSWRWHDYQPVFWSRPTLTVSIGSGIYWGISYSIPSRYYFSHFYWPQRYVVINHHYYREPPKKRRDYYMTGKDSKRWYHNPRHRRGVDYRHRDLQPERPKYYMVSGGKFGRDEIVRPQVSQRALNNQRVMTSPRTQSAQPQVTTRNVVAQRNKRPEQDRIVRTLRDRKPAHVAAKSRPEVKVTPRNKSPQWGDSVARERNVRIQPKVKNRDVREPYMRTPKQSQLSQPTVRVTPRATPKPSYQQPRAAVKSAQRYDKPVKATPRGQVNRPANSNNRAKHNRMQDY